In Arthrobacter ramosus, one DNA window encodes the following:
- a CDS encoding ROK family transcriptional regulator, with product MTSAPGKEPGKDGSVQDAGSLSRAGDLFQLLRDGQARTRAELALTTGLARSTVASRIDALMNSGLVGPAGEASSSGGRPPSRFAFNPAARVVLAVDVGATHVIVAVTDLGGTVLAERRLAQEVADGPDVVLGRVVAAGRELLAEAGRNLEDLAGIGIGLPGPVEHDTGRPVKPPIMPGWDGFDVVRYMQRSLPVPVLVDNDVNIMALGERTAYWPDHDNLLFIKIATGIGAGIISSGELQRGANGTAGDLGHVRVPRGDDVLCRCGNYGCLEALASGPAIARQLQAQGLAATNGGDVLRLVAEGNLQAIQALRQAGRDVGDVLATVVNLLNPSMIVIGGSVGEAGEHLVAGIREVVYRRSLPLATSHLRIGISMAGDQAAILGASQMVTQHVLSPAVIEATLQATG from the coding sequence ATGACCTCAGCACCCGGAAAAGAGCCCGGCAAGGACGGCTCCGTACAGGACGCCGGAAGCCTTTCGCGTGCGGGAGATCTGTTTCAGCTGCTTCGCGACGGCCAGGCACGAACCCGGGCCGAACTCGCCCTCACCACCGGGCTGGCCCGCTCCACGGTCGCGTCGCGCATCGACGCCCTCATGAACTCCGGACTAGTGGGCCCTGCCGGTGAGGCAAGCTCCAGTGGCGGCAGGCCGCCGTCGCGCTTTGCCTTCAACCCTGCGGCCCGCGTTGTCTTGGCGGTCGACGTCGGAGCGACGCACGTGATCGTCGCGGTCACCGATCTCGGTGGAACAGTCCTGGCCGAGCGCCGCCTCGCGCAGGAAGTCGCTGACGGTCCCGATGTGGTGCTCGGCAGGGTGGTGGCGGCAGGGCGGGAACTCCTCGCCGAAGCCGGCCGCAACCTTGAGGACCTTGCCGGGATCGGCATCGGACTGCCCGGCCCCGTGGAACACGACACCGGCAGGCCCGTCAAGCCGCCGATCATGCCCGGCTGGGACGGATTCGACGTGGTCCGTTACATGCAGCGCTCGCTGCCGGTTCCGGTCCTGGTGGACAACGACGTCAACATCATGGCCCTGGGCGAACGCACAGCGTATTGGCCGGACCACGACAATCTGCTCTTCATCAAAATCGCCACGGGCATAGGCGCCGGCATCATCAGCAGCGGTGAGCTGCAGCGCGGCGCCAACGGCACGGCCGGGGACCTCGGCCATGTCCGGGTTCCCCGCGGCGACGACGTCCTGTGCCGTTGCGGGAACTATGGCTGCCTTGAAGCACTCGCCTCCGGACCCGCCATCGCGCGCCAGCTGCAAGCCCAAGGCCTGGCGGCTACCAACGGCGGCGACGTGCTGCGACTCGTAGCCGAGGGAAACCTCCAGGCCATCCAGGCGCTTAGGCAGGCCGGACGCGACGTCGGCGACGTCCTGGCAACGGTAGTGAATCTGCTTAACCCTTCGATGATCGTCATCGGCGGCAGCGTGGGGGAGGCCGGCGAGCACCTCGTGGCCGGAATCCGCGAAGTTGTCTACCGGCGCTCCCTTCCGTTGGCCACCTCGCACCTGCGCATCGGCATCTCGATGGCGGGCGACCAGGCCGCGATCCTCGGCGCGAGCCAGATGGTCACCCAGCACGTTTTGTCTCCGGCCGTGATTGAAGCCACGCTCCAAGCAACGGGCTGA
- the aceB gene encoding malate synthase A — protein MNSFTDSYTINGITLTAQPIHRQNEVLTPDALEFVATLHRATAERRQELMQARHTRRGQIASGQDPRFLPETAEIRNDPNWRVAPPAPGLEDRRVEITGPVDRKMTINALNSGAKVWLADMEDSSTPTWRNVIQGQLNLTDALERRIDFTSPEGKEYKLRAAEDLPTIVVRPRGWHLPEKHMLIDGKPVAGGVVDFGLFFFHNARRLLAQGKGPYFYLPKIESRLEARLWNDIFILAQDLLGIPQGTIRATVLIETITAAFEMEEILYELRDHASGLNAGRWDYIFSVIKNFRTRGPRFVLPDRAQVSMTQPFMRSYTEQLVRACHRRGAMAIGGMAAAVPNRKDEAANTAAFEKVRADKTREAGDGFDGSWVAHPDLVPVCREVFDGVLGDRPNQLDRSREDVTPDDRALIDIASTEGTITETGIRNNIEVGIRYIESWLRGNGAVAIHNLMEDAATAEISRSQLWQWIYSHAITDTGELISREWVTELLDEEFARLERFDDDRFNDARSIFEEVTLAEEFPTFLTIPAYARYLTEAREEATKEELVAA, from the coding sequence ATGAACAGCTTCACTGACAGTTACACGATCAACGGCATCACGCTGACCGCCCAGCCCATCCACCGGCAGAACGAGGTTCTTACCCCGGATGCCCTCGAGTTCGTGGCAACCCTGCACCGCGCCACGGCGGAGCGCCGCCAGGAGCTGATGCAGGCGCGGCACACCCGCCGCGGCCAGATCGCCAGCGGACAGGATCCGCGGTTCCTTCCGGAGACAGCAGAAATCCGCAACGATCCGAACTGGCGCGTCGCTCCCCCGGCACCCGGCTTGGAAGATCGCCGCGTGGAAATCACCGGACCGGTTGACCGGAAGATGACGATCAACGCGCTCAACTCCGGCGCCAAGGTGTGGCTGGCCGACATGGAAGACTCTTCCACCCCCACGTGGCGCAACGTCATCCAGGGCCAGCTGAACCTCACCGATGCCCTGGAACGCCGGATCGACTTCACCTCCCCGGAGGGCAAGGAGTACAAGCTCCGTGCCGCCGAGGATCTGCCGACCATCGTGGTCCGGCCCCGCGGCTGGCACCTGCCGGAGAAGCACATGCTCATCGACGGGAAGCCCGTTGCCGGCGGCGTGGTTGACTTCGGCTTGTTCTTCTTCCACAACGCACGCCGCCTGCTCGCACAGGGCAAGGGCCCGTACTTCTACCTGCCCAAGATCGAGAGCCGCCTGGAGGCCCGCCTCTGGAACGACATCTTCATCCTGGCCCAGGACCTGCTCGGCATCCCGCAGGGCACCATCCGCGCCACGGTGCTGATCGAGACCATCACCGCGGCGTTCGAGATGGAGGAGATCCTGTACGAGCTGCGCGATCACGCCTCGGGCCTGAACGCCGGCCGCTGGGACTACATCTTCTCCGTGATCAAGAACTTCCGCACCCGCGGCCCCCGCTTCGTGTTGCCGGACCGCGCCCAGGTCTCCATGACCCAGCCGTTCATGCGCTCCTACACCGAGCAGCTGGTCCGGGCCTGCCACCGCCGCGGCGCCATGGCGATCGGCGGCATGGCCGCTGCCGTTCCCAACCGCAAGGACGAGGCCGCCAACACGGCAGCGTTCGAGAAGGTCCGCGCGGACAAGACCCGCGAGGCCGGCGACGGCTTCGACGGTTCCTGGGTCGCGCACCCGGACCTGGTTCCGGTGTGCCGCGAAGTGTTCGACGGCGTACTCGGCGACCGTCCGAACCAACTGGACCGCTCGCGCGAGGATGTCACCCCGGACGACCGTGCCCTGATCGACATCGCCTCCACCGAGGGCACCATCACCGAGACCGGCATCCGGAACAACATCGAGGTCGGCATCCGCTACATCGAGTCCTGGCTGCGCGGCAACGGCGCCGTCGCCATCCACAACCTGATGGAGGACGCGGCAACGGCGGAGATCTCCCGTTCACAGCTGTGGCAGTGGATCTACTCCCACGCCATCACCGACACCGGCGAGCTCATCAGCCGCGAATGGGTCACCGAGCTGCTGGACGAAGAGTTCGCACGCCTGGAACGCTTCGACGACGACCGCTTCAACGATGCCCGCAGCATCTTCGAGGAAGTCACCCTCGCCGAGGAGTTCCCCACCTTCCTGACCATCCCGGCCTACGCCCGCTACCTCACCGAAGCCCGCGAGGAAGCCACCAAGGAAGAACTCGTAGCCGCTTAG
- the aceA gene encoding isocitrate lyase: protein MTAAFEPEQPTSAQQAAALELEWAANPRWEGVTRDYSATDVVRLRGRVSEEHTLARRGSEKLWKQLSEEHKEGKYTNALGALTGNQAVQQVKAGLRAIYLSGWQVAADANNSGHTYPDQSLYPANSVPTVVRRINNALLRADQIEFSEGIQTVEDWLVPIVADAEAGFGGPLNAYELMKSMIQAGAAGVHWEDQLASEKKCGHLGGKVLIPTQQHVRTLNAARLAADVAGTPSVIIARTDAEAATLITSDVDERDQEFVTGERTPEGFYKVRNGIEPCIARAKAYAPYSDLIWMETGTPDLELARKFAESVKAEFPDQMLSYNCSPSFNWRKHLDDATIAKFQRELGAMGFTFQFITLAGFHALNYSMFDLAHGYAREGMSAYVELQEKEFASESRGYTATKHQREVGTGYFDDIATALNPNASTLALVGSTEEGQFH from the coding sequence ATGACCGCAGCATTTGAACCAGAGCAGCCCACCTCCGCTCAGCAGGCCGCCGCACTGGAGCTCGAATGGGCTGCCAACCCGCGTTGGGAAGGCGTCACCCGCGATTACTCCGCCACCGACGTCGTCCGCCTCCGCGGCCGCGTCTCCGAAGAACACACCCTGGCCAGGCGCGGCTCCGAGAAGCTGTGGAAGCAGCTCAGCGAGGAGCACAAGGAAGGCAAATACACCAACGCCCTCGGTGCGCTGACCGGCAACCAGGCCGTGCAGCAGGTCAAGGCCGGCCTGCGGGCCATCTACCTTTCCGGCTGGCAGGTCGCCGCCGACGCCAACAACTCCGGCCACACCTACCCGGACCAGTCGCTCTACCCGGCCAACTCGGTCCCCACCGTGGTCCGCCGCATCAACAACGCCCTGCTCCGCGCCGACCAGATCGAATTCTCCGAAGGCATCCAGACCGTCGAGGACTGGCTTGTCCCGATCGTCGCCGACGCCGAAGCCGGTTTCGGCGGCCCGCTGAACGCCTACGAACTCATGAAATCCATGATCCAGGCCGGCGCCGCGGGCGTGCACTGGGAAGACCAGCTCGCCTCCGAAAAGAAATGCGGCCACCTCGGCGGAAAGGTACTCATCCCCACCCAGCAGCACGTCCGGACCCTGAACGCCGCCCGTCTCGCGGCCGACGTCGCGGGCACCCCTTCGGTGATCATCGCCCGCACCGACGCCGAGGCAGCCACCCTGATCACCTCCGACGTCGACGAGCGCGACCAGGAATTCGTCACAGGCGAACGTACCCCGGAGGGCTTCTACAAGGTCCGCAACGGCATCGAACCCTGCATCGCCCGCGCCAAGGCCTACGCCCCGTATTCGGACCTCATCTGGATGGAAACGGGCACCCCGGACCTCGAGCTGGCCCGCAAGTTCGCCGAGTCCGTCAAGGCCGAGTTCCCGGACCAGATGCTCTCCTACAACTGCTCGCCGTCGTTCAACTGGCGCAAGCACCTGGACGACGCCACGATCGCCAAGTTCCAGCGTGAACTCGGTGCCATGGGCTTCACGTTCCAGTTCATCACCCTGGCCGGCTTCCACGCCCTGAACTACTCGATGTTCGACCTCGCCCACGGCTACGCCCGTGAAGGCATGAGCGCCTACGTCGAACTCCAGGAAAAGGAATTCGCCTCCGAGTCCCGCGGCTACACCGCAACCAAGCACCAGCGCGAAGTCGGCACCGGCTACTTCGACGACATCGCAACTGCGCTCAACCCGAACGCATCCACCCTGGCCCTGGTGGGATCCACCGAAGAAGGCCAGTTCCACTAG
- a CDS encoding iron chaperone: protein MVGHFDTVDEYIASQPDEVQPILQEIRRRALAAVPGAEDRISYGIPTITLNGHYVVYFAAWKHHISVYPVPDADEDFEREIAPFRAAKGTLKFPLGKPMPYELIEKAATLLAERERERGWY, encoded by the coding sequence ATGGTGGGGCACTTTGACACGGTGGACGAGTACATCGCGTCGCAGCCAGACGAGGTGCAACCCATTCTTCAGGAGATCCGACGGCGGGCCCTGGCAGCCGTGCCCGGAGCCGAGGACCGGATCAGTTACGGCATCCCCACGATCACTCTCAACGGCCACTACGTGGTGTACTTCGCGGCCTGGAAGCACCATATTTCCGTCTACCCAGTGCCCGACGCCGACGAGGACTTCGAGCGGGAAATCGCTCCTTTCCGGGCGGCCAAGGGCACGTTGAAATTCCCTCTGGGGAAGCCGATGCCTTACGAACTCATCGAAAAAGCGGCGACGCTGCTGGCTGAACGCGAGCGGGAAAGGGGCTGGTACTGA
- a CDS encoding tyrosine-type recombinase/integrase has protein sequence MMLPAPVNTNATDPPAALLASYAAHLALTRRGNTAYTTAAKTFVARWPHVQDWALRPLHLQLTANNATKPFVTFLMVSGRLRPDYDYLLARKFSSLWREVIGTGLETDLARFRTAAGELGFSDRVASALASQVIARLLIHTGRILDILTDADVDELEKACHERQDRTGRSARSYRGLLQSTRQILFHQGVLPPPATRPAPRLPFDKRMAAVPSPLHEVLVRYLQRKSVTCVPATVSGIATRLAHFGRVISELDPTLTGPDGLERCRHIEPYLIALSLAENTKSGGTLSIAEQSRRVNTVANFLTEITEWGWPDAPTRRLLFRSDIPRLPRPLPRYLPPDADRTLSAELVRSPNRLTADALLLQRAAGLRIGELLDLEMDCVHEVPGQGSWLKVPLGKLATERMVPLDDDALEVLDRISITRSPGRPIPHPRTGRPADFLFTHHGHRLGQNALRTELARAGQTAGLGHITTHQLRHTYATALINAGVSLQALMALLGHVSAEMSLRYGRLFDSTVRTEYERALDMAKARIGPLPTGRRTLPLVDITNGDWRETPMIKARMAGGYCLRAPAQEACPYANICEHCPSYRTDNTHLPVLTAQRHDAEILARDAAARGWSSEAQRHQKLVEQLDILISEAHTG, from the coding sequence CCGCGGCCAAAACGTTTGTGGCCCGCTGGCCCCACGTCCAGGACTGGGCGCTTCGGCCATTGCACCTGCAGCTGACAGCGAATAACGCCACGAAACCATTCGTGACCTTTCTGATGGTCAGCGGCCGCCTGCGACCGGACTACGACTACCTGCTGGCCCGTAAATTCTCCAGCCTCTGGCGCGAAGTCATCGGCACCGGGCTCGAGACCGATTTGGCCCGGTTCAGGACTGCAGCCGGCGAACTGGGATTCAGCGACAGGGTCGCCTCGGCACTGGCCTCACAGGTCATCGCCCGCCTGCTCATCCATACCGGCCGGATCCTGGACATCCTCACGGATGCCGACGTCGACGAGCTTGAAAAGGCCTGCCACGAGCGCCAGGACCGCACCGGCCGCAGCGCGCGCTCCTACCGGGGCCTGCTCCAAAGCACCCGGCAAATACTCTTCCATCAGGGAGTGCTGCCGCCCCCGGCGACCCGGCCCGCACCCAGGCTGCCTTTCGATAAGCGTATGGCAGCCGTCCCGTCACCGCTCCATGAAGTGTTGGTCCGCTACCTGCAGCGCAAATCAGTGACCTGCGTTCCCGCCACCGTCAGCGGTATCGCCACCCGGCTGGCCCATTTCGGCCGTGTGATCAGCGAACTGGACCCCACCCTGACGGGACCGGACGGCCTGGAGCGCTGCCGCCATATCGAGCCATACCTGATCGCACTGTCCCTGGCAGAGAACACCAAAAGCGGCGGAACACTCTCGATCGCCGAGCAGTCCCGACGGGTAAACACCGTGGCCAACTTCCTGACAGAGATCACCGAATGGGGCTGGCCCGATGCGCCAACCCGGCGGTTGCTCTTCCGCTCCGACATCCCGCGGCTGCCGCGGCCCCTGCCGCGTTATCTGCCCCCGGATGCGGACCGCACCCTGAGCGCCGAGCTTGTCCGTTCGCCAAACCGGCTCACCGCGGACGCACTGCTGCTCCAACGCGCCGCCGGGCTGCGGATCGGGGAACTGCTGGACCTTGAAATGGACTGCGTGCACGAGGTCCCCGGCCAAGGGTCCTGGCTCAAGGTCCCGCTGGGCAAACTCGCCACCGAACGGATGGTTCCCCTTGATGATGATGCATTGGAAGTACTGGACCGGATCAGCATCACCCGCTCACCGGGCAGGCCCATCCCACACCCAAGGACCGGACGGCCGGCGGATTTCCTCTTCACCCACCACGGCCACCGGCTGGGACAAAACGCCCTCCGGACCGAACTGGCCCGTGCTGGCCAGACGGCCGGACTCGGCCACATCACCACTCACCAACTCCGCCATACCTATGCCACCGCCCTGATCAACGCAGGGGTATCCCTCCAGGCACTGATGGCGCTGCTGGGGCACGTCTCCGCCGAGATGAGCCTGCGCTACGGCCGGCTTTTCGATAGCACGGTCAGAACCGAATACGAACGCGCCCTGGATATGGCCAAGGCCCGGATCGGCCCCTTGCCCACCGGACGCAGGACACTGCCGCTGGTCGATATCACCAACGGGGACTGGCGGGAGACCCCCATGATCAAAGCGCGCATGGCCGGCGGATACTGCCTGCGCGCACCCGCCCAAGAAGCATGCCCCTACGCCAACATCTGCGAACACTGCCCCAGCTACCGCACCGACAACACCCATCTGCCGGTACTCACCGCCCAACGCCACGACGCCGAAATACTCGCCCGGGACGCCGCAGCACGCGGCTGGAGCAGCGAAGCCCAACGGCACCAAAAACTCGTCGAACAACTGGACATCCTCATCAGCGAAGCCCACACCGGATGA
- a CDS encoding dihydrofolate reductase family protein: MTKVVAFMSMSLDGYVADLADGVDKVFDWYFAGDVDVPTFNPAFTFHVSQASAEYLRTLMGEVGAMLTGRRTSDRADAWGGQHPFGVPAYVVTHQMPEGWPRSDSAVHFVTDGLESAVAQAKAAAGNKIVGMHGPDTIRQCLDAGLLDEIRVDLVPLLLGSGIRLFDRVENAPVTLGNPTVVEGVGVTHLSYPVLNS; encoded by the coding sequence ATGACCAAGGTAGTGGCGTTCATGTCGATGTCCCTCGACGGATACGTGGCGGACCTCGCGGACGGCGTCGACAAGGTCTTCGACTGGTACTTCGCAGGCGATGTCGACGTCCCCACCTTCAACCCCGCCTTCACATTCCATGTTTCCCAAGCGAGCGCCGAATACCTGCGGACTTTGATGGGCGAGGTAGGGGCGATGCTCACCGGGCGACGCACGTCAGACCGCGCCGACGCTTGGGGGGGCCAGCACCCGTTCGGCGTGCCTGCGTACGTCGTGACTCATCAAATGCCCGAAGGGTGGCCCCGCTCCGACTCCGCGGTGCATTTCGTCACCGACGGGCTGGAAAGCGCTGTGGCGCAGGCAAAGGCAGCGGCCGGCAACAAGATCGTCGGCATGCACGGGCCAGACACCATTCGGCAGTGCCTCGACGCTGGCCTGCTCGACGAGATCCGCGTCGACCTGGTTCCGCTGCTGCTCGGATCCGGTATCCGGCTGTTCGATCGCGTTGAGAACGCGCCGGTCACTTTGGGCAACCCGACCGTCGTCGAGGGCGTGGGCGTCACTCACCTGAGCTATCCGGTCCTCAACTCGTAG
- a CDS encoding DUF6036 family nucleotidyltransferase translates to MRRDELEHAIRAATDIIHGDRVIVIGSQSILGSFTEDQLPAAITMSDAVDIAPFSDDDAGTLADSLDSALGEWSPFHKEFGFYVQAAERETAVLPEDWEYRLVGVRNERTRNSTGLCLDPYDLCAAKLIAARPKDHAFVLALIESSLIDRVRLVDRIRLIDPSEPRRDAALSWTMSV, encoded by the coding sequence ATGCGCCGCGATGAGCTTGAGCACGCCATCCGGGCCGCTACGGATATCATTCACGGCGACCGGGTGATCGTGATCGGCAGCCAGTCAATTCTGGGATCCTTCACGGAGGACCAGCTACCTGCGGCGATCACCATGTCGGATGCCGTCGACATAGCCCCTTTTTCCGACGACGACGCCGGCACGCTTGCGGACAGCCTCGACTCCGCCCTTGGTGAGTGGTCGCCCTTCCACAAGGAGTTCGGGTTCTATGTCCAGGCGGCCGAAAGGGAGACTGCGGTGCTCCCGGAGGACTGGGAGTACCGCCTCGTCGGTGTGCGCAATGAGCGGACCCGGAACAGCACCGGGCTTTGCCTGGATCCCTACGATCTCTGCGCGGCGAAGCTCATTGCGGCACGCCCCAAGGACCATGCATTCGTTCTGGCACTCATTGAGTCATCCCTCATCGACCGCGTCCGGCTCGTGGACAGAATCCGGCTGATCGACCCATCCGAGCCCCGCCGGGATGCGGCTTTGTCCTGGACCATGTCCGTTTGA
- a CDS encoding CynX/NimT family MFS transporter, with product MTGQFLAKVPRGWLILACIGLIALNMRGPFVAVAPVVDSLKRDLGFSPVELGLLTGIPVLCFSLAAPLASMAGRRFGAEFAVMLTLVGVLAGVVIRSSGGGVPVMVGTVLIGLAITIGNIAVPLIIRRDFAPRRQATAMGVYTAALNIGSFLTSVATAPLAELVGWRLALAASALLALAAILFWIPTVGARSAFVPAAVPAVEGSRGGKASGVGWLTVGLTLGFAGQAFSYYGVTAWLPSFLADELGMGTAQAGAGSSLFQIFAIVGGLGVPLLARFASTTAVAATLGALWLTVPLGLLLAPGWWWLWSSLGGVAQGGGITVIFIAIIKFARDQASAGKMSAVVQGVGYCFAALAPTIIGYVHSISGGWTVPLLVILGSVAAFCVCTTLSVRWVARQR from the coding sequence ATGACCGGCCAATTCCTCGCCAAGGTCCCACGCGGCTGGCTGATCCTCGCGTGCATCGGCCTCATCGCCCTCAACATGCGGGGACCCTTCGTCGCGGTGGCGCCAGTGGTGGATTCCCTGAAACGGGATCTTGGATTCTCGCCCGTGGAACTCGGGCTGCTGACGGGCATTCCCGTGCTCTGCTTCTCCCTCGCCGCGCCGCTGGCCTCAATGGCTGGACGCAGGTTCGGCGCCGAATTCGCGGTGATGCTCACGCTTGTGGGTGTGCTGGCCGGCGTCGTGATCCGCTCCAGCGGCGGCGGTGTTCCGGTCATGGTGGGCACCGTCCTCATCGGCCTCGCCATCACTATCGGCAACATCGCAGTGCCGCTCATCATCCGCCGGGACTTCGCGCCGCGACGCCAGGCAACCGCGATGGGTGTGTACACGGCGGCGCTGAATATCGGGTCCTTCCTGACTTCGGTGGCCACTGCCCCGCTCGCCGAACTCGTGGGCTGGCGGCTTGCCCTCGCGGCAAGTGCCCTTCTGGCCCTGGCGGCCATCCTGTTCTGGATTCCTACCGTCGGCGCCCGCAGCGCGTTCGTTCCGGCAGCGGTTCCGGCCGTCGAGGGGTCGCGGGGCGGCAAGGCTTCCGGTGTTGGCTGGCTGACCGTTGGCCTGACCCTCGGCTTCGCCGGCCAGGCGTTTTCGTACTACGGCGTGACGGCGTGGCTCCCAAGCTTCCTGGCCGATGAGCTTGGCATGGGCACAGCGCAAGCCGGCGCGGGATCGTCGCTCTTCCAGATTTTCGCGATTGTGGGTGGCCTCGGGGTGCCGCTTCTCGCCCGTTTCGCCAGTACGACGGCGGTTGCGGCCACCTTGGGTGCCTTGTGGCTCACTGTGCCCCTGGGTCTGTTGCTGGCCCCGGGCTGGTGGTGGCTGTGGTCGTCCCTCGGTGGAGTGGCGCAGGGTGGCGGCATCACGGTCATCTTCATCGCCATCATCAAGTTCGCCCGCGACCAAGCCTCTGCGGGCAAGATGTCCGCCGTCGTGCAAGGGGTGGGTTACTGCTTCGCGGCCCTGGCTCCCACCATCATTGGCTACGTGCACAGCATCTCCGGCGGCTGGACCGTGCCGCTTCTGGTGATCCTTGGCTCGGTCGCCGCGTTCTGCGTCTGCACCACCCTCTCGGTGCGCTGGGTGGCGCGGCAACGCTAG
- a CDS encoding DUF6262 family protein, whose amino-acid sequence MTQDTFVARVEQALEERVANGQPVTFTATAAATGISRATLYRNPELRTLIQEYRLRGVQGPTLSGLSIEIAQLRASLEAVADRARHHEERLRRLERANTTTKATK is encoded by the coding sequence ATGACCCAAGACACCTTCGTGGCCCGCGTCGAACAAGCCCTCGAGGAGAGGGTGGCAAACGGACAACCCGTGACGTTCACCGCCACCGCGGCAGCGACCGGAATTTCCCGGGCGACCCTCTACCGCAACCCGGAACTGCGGACGCTAATCCAGGAATACCGGCTCCGTGGCGTTCAAGGACCCACGCTCTCCGGCCTGAGCATCGAGATCGCCCAGCTACGCGCCAGCCTCGAAGCCGTCGCCGACCGCGCCCGCCACCACGAGGAACGACTCCGCCGGCTCGAACGAGCCAACACCACGACCAAGGCCACGAAATAA
- a CDS encoding XRE family transcriptional regulator, producing MHFFAYAQEMSPVSWNREVPPSSSSAPDAELDVISLGRRVRYLRKQAGLTLDDVSAAVGTAPSQLSLIENGKREPKLGLLKQLAAALNVGIDQLLGAEPPSRRAALEIELERYQRGPLYESLNLPKIRVSARLPLDVLESQIGLLQELERRLNEQIATPEEARRANGELRAMMRERGNYFPEYEAEAQKVLKGVGYTSGPLSQHVIADIADHLGFTLHHVGDLPHSTRSVTDLKNHRIYLMQSQRQDHDPRSVLLQALGHYVLGHETPKNYGDFLAQRVATNYFAAALLLPEHATLEFLQKAKAAKEIAVEDIRDAFAVSYETAAHRFTNLATKHLGITTHFQKTHQSGIIYKAYENDGVAFPQDHTGAIEGQPACKAWTSRAVFDVPDKFSAYSQYTDTVSGTYWCTARTERSAAGEFSLSIGVPYQHVKWFRGRETTARATSTCPDPNCCKRPPASLASSWAGNAWPSARAHSHLLAAMPPGAFPGVDETEVYAFLEAHSG from the coding sequence ATGCACTTCTTCGCGTATGCTCAAGAAATGTCACCTGTGAGCTGGAACCGCGAAGTACCGCCGTCGTCGTCGTCCGCCCCTGACGCCGAACTGGACGTCATCAGCCTCGGCCGCCGCGTGCGGTATCTGCGCAAGCAGGCCGGGCTGACCCTCGACGACGTGAGCGCCGCCGTCGGGACCGCCCCCAGCCAGCTGAGCCTCATTGAGAACGGCAAGCGCGAGCCCAAACTGGGGTTGCTGAAGCAGCTCGCTGCGGCCCTGAATGTCGGCATCGACCAGTTGCTCGGGGCAGAACCGCCCAGCCGCCGCGCCGCCTTGGAAATCGAGCTGGAACGGTACCAGCGAGGGCCCCTCTACGAGTCGCTGAACTTACCGAAAATCCGCGTCAGCGCGCGGCTTCCGCTCGATGTTCTGGAGTCGCAAATAGGTCTCCTGCAGGAGCTTGAGCGCAGGCTCAATGAGCAAATCGCGACGCCGGAAGAGGCCCGCCGCGCGAACGGTGAACTACGTGCCATGATGCGTGAGCGCGGCAACTATTTTCCGGAGTACGAGGCTGAAGCCCAGAAGGTGCTCAAAGGCGTCGGGTACACCTCCGGCCCGCTGAGCCAGCACGTCATTGCGGACATCGCGGATCACCTCGGTTTCACGCTGCACCACGTGGGCGACCTGCCCCATTCCACCCGTTCGGTGACCGATCTTAAGAATCACCGAATTTATCTCATGCAGAGCCAGCGGCAGGACCACGATCCCCGTTCGGTCCTCCTGCAGGCGTTGGGCCACTACGTCCTGGGCCACGAGACGCCCAAGAACTACGGCGATTTCCTAGCGCAGCGCGTCGCCACCAACTACTTCGCCGCGGCGCTCCTCCTGCCTGAACACGCCACCCTGGAGTTCCTCCAGAAGGCGAAGGCCGCCAAGGAGATCGCCGTCGAGGATATCCGGGACGCCTTTGCCGTCTCTTACGAAACCGCGGCTCACCGCTTCACCAACCTGGCCACGAAGCACCTGGGCATCACGACGCACTTCCAGAAGACCCACCAGAGCGGCATCATCTACAAGGCTTACGAGAACGACGGCGTGGCCTTCCCCCAGGACCATACCGGCGCCATCGAGGGCCAACCGGCGTGCAAGGCGTGGACTTCGCGGGCCGTGTTCGATGTTCCGGACAAGTTCAGCGCCTACAGCCAATACACCGACACCGTCTCCGGTACCTATTGGTGCACGGCCCGAACCGAGCGCTCGGCGGCGGGGGAGTTTTCGCTGAGTATCGGCGTGCCGTACCAGCACGTGAAGTGGTTCCGCGGGAGGGAGACGACGGCGCGGGCTACTTCGACGTGTCCGGACCCGAACTGCTGCAAGCGGCCGCCGGCGTCGTTGGCTTCATCCTGGGCAGGCAACGCCTGGCCGTCCGCCCGCGCCCACTCGCACCTGCTGGCCGCCATGCCGCCAGGTGCCTTCCCCGGCGTCGACGAGACCGAGGTGTACGCGTTCCTGGAGGCGCACTCGGGGTAA